The following nucleotide sequence is from Cicer arietinum cultivar CDC Frontier isolate Library 1 chromosome 2, Cicar.CDCFrontier_v2.0, whole genome shotgun sequence.
gagtttagggtttaaatagttcagactcaggcttataaaaaaacctattaggtctgacaggccggtctatatatattttattatttattaatgttatttactattattattattattattattattacttattaataatattattttctattttaagtcGTTTCATATTTGGTTTGATTCCATATTCGATAGTAATTTCATATTCGATAGCCGTTCAATTAGGTAAttactcagtagtcattccatatttgatTGAGAGGTAATAATAGGTGTCTttattcagtaaaaaaaaatattctttgaaattattttttaaggtttaaagggtgtttgtttcgtatttaaaaagaaataattttgttagaaaaaacattttttgtctaatatatatagatatatacatTGTTATTGGTATGTGGATATCATTATATGGTATGGGTAGAGCATTATGTAAATTGACCATGGATAGATCATGTAGCTTTTTTGGAAGGTAGTTGTAGTGCAGActtgttagttattattatattagatttaattataattttattagtttcctTTTTATATAAAGACATagtttagcctatttaaaaaaaaaatatgatatttaaatatttttaatgtaaataagacttttaaataggttttcaggtcagaccagacaaaaaaaaaaaaaaaaagcctatgagtAGATCAAGACCAGACTtagacctaaaaaattaatttaggccagactcaggtctttcaaagtctggtctgacctattcccacccctatttgcaacacaaaatactataaaaaaaataataataataattgatgtttataaaCTCATCACCAACACATCACTCACCTCTAACAGAGCTTCACCATCGCATCCATCCGTTTCGTTCACATACATACATTGTTTTctaacaaaaatatcattttttctttacttcaataaaaaaatataaaaatacaattataattcaTGAATAGACAtcttacttatttttttttgtttgttgttgttattattattattattacatttttatttttttatacgtatataataataattataatactaaaataattaacatcGAGTAATAATAAGATCGGATAACACGTAAATATTTTCTACGCAATAACTGTGTGTTgtgatttctctattttatctggggatacatatataattttttatttttttattaatgtaaataattcattttcattttttaaaattttttaggagataaaataaatatataatatgtatacaattaattataggaccgttttaacaaatgatataggataatattattttccctATTTGTAATCTCCTGAATACGTTTtgtttaagaattttatttgcTTCTTTTTTTCACAGACAAACCAAAACAtctattaaacattttttaaatatttcttaaaataaataacaaatatttatctaatataataaatataaaatacttatataaaatattaatatataaaatcctCTAACATTTAATCTTAGTATGTTTCTTCTTATCATAGACACTCCTATTCAAGGAATCGTTAAACCCTGTATAAGAACATTTTCATCATATTTGAGAATTAATATTTTCCGTTAGATCGAACATTTattactaatattaataatatagacAAAATATTTCTTGtcatgttttaatttaattttaaatgacaatttaattctttaatttttttcttgatttgaacttttatgttttaaaatgtcaataatgttatcatTTATTATAGAAATTCAGAAGATttatcatcatcttcaaacaaaattagaaaattagaaattaacttcaacaaaattcatatttttatcaaattcataactcaaattttgaaataaacttatattttcatcttcaacaataacatcaaatccattaaataaagaactcacattttaaaatttaagttagaCATTTGATTTggagaagaaaagaaagatgATGAAGATATTGTCTTGGTGATTTGAagttcaaatattaaaatgtgagttctttatttaatgaatGTGATAtcgttgaagatgaagatttgagtttatttgaattatgaatttgataaatatatgattttcttgaaattgaaaagaaattttttaaattttatttgaaaatgataataaaatttatgagtttatgataaaatttgatattgacattttaagacataaaaaattaaattattatttaaaattttataaaagatgaaactagaaaaagaagaactaaagagtaatatatatatatatatatatatatatatatatatatatatatatatatatatatatatatatatataNNNNNNNNNNNNNNNNNNNNNNNNNNNNNNNNNNNNNNNNNNNNNNNNNNNNNNNNNNNNNNNNNNNNNNNNNNNNNNNNNNNNNNNNNNNNNNNNNNNNNNNNNNNNNNNNNNNNNNNNNNNNNNNNNNNNNNNNNNNNNNNNNNNNNNNNNNNNNNNNNNNNNNNNNNNNNNNNNNNNNNNNNNNNNNNNNNNNNNNNNNNNNNNNNNNNNNNNNNNNNNNNNNNNNNNNNNNNNNNNNNNNNNNNNNNNNNNNNNNNNNNNNNNNNNNNNNNNNNNNNNNNNNNNNNNNNNNNNNNNNNNNNNNNNNNNNNNNNNNNNNNNNNNNNNNNNNNNNNNNNNNNNNNNNNNNNNNNNNNNNNNNNNNNNNNNNNNNNNNNNNNNNNNNNNNNNNNNNNNNNNNNNNNNNNNNNNNNNNNNNNNNNNNNNNNNNNNNNNNNNNNNNNNNNNNNNNNNNNNNNNNNNNNNNNNNNNNNNNNNNNNNNNNNNNNNNNNNNNNNNNNNNNNNNNNNNNNNNNNNNNNNNNNNNNNNNNNNNNNNNNNNNNNNNNNNNNNNNNNNNNNNNNNNNNNNNNNNNNNNNNNNNNNNNNNNNNNNNNNNNNNNNNNNNNNNNNNNNNNNNNNNNNNNNNNNNNNNNNNNNNNNNNNNNNNNNNNNNNNNNNNNNNNNNNNNNNNNNNNNNNNNNNNNNNNNNNNNNNNNNNNNNNNNNNNNNNNNNNNNNNNNNNNNNNNNNNNNNNNNNNNNNNNNNNNNNNNNNNNNatatatatatatatatatatatatatatatatatatatatagtgaggttacttagtaaaaaaaaaataaaaatagtgaggttacttaatttttttattttgctttttattttttatttttaagattttggTTCGTGTTAATAAAGTAGGCAAAGTGGATTGACAATACATCTATCAATTGATGCACAAAGTATCGATGAACCGTTATTGATTACTACTCCCAATTTTAGTGATGTGGGAAgacatttcttcaaaatcatattttattgttaCTTTTCCAGACTCCAAGTTAATAAAATTGggagaaaaaaatatcaatttagaGTTTTTGGATTCATAAATctcattatttaaaattatatttattatttaaatatataaatattcacaTTAATATGATTAAACGACATGTATAATTACATTAACATaagcaaataataaataaataaataaataaataaataaccatattaaatacatttaagtcaaaataataaataaataaataaaaaccataTTAAATAAAGGGCTATTACATTAAATTAtagtattttacttttatactTTTCGAACTTTTTGGTAGAGTTTTCTAAAACAAATGCCAATTGTAATTGTTCTTACATTGGGTGAGGTGGATCCATATATGACTAGCCTTTATTGTGATGAAAATATCGATAGTAtcaccattttaattattaaggaTATATATGACATAATTTTTATTGAGTAAAAAAGAGGTTAATTAATTAGAGATAGTCAAGTTTTTCATAATTCAATCTACTTCACCTCACATTGAACAAATAATTGGACAATTCTAACCGTTCGATCCACTAGTAAAAAAGTCAAATATTGAATCTACATGATAACTGAATTtactaaaatgaaatttaaaattttataaaaattaataatttatttataaaaagaaaaaaaacaagatGATTTTAATCCATAAAATTTGTTTGAGGGGAAAAGAagctaaaacaaataaattagagaaagaagaaaaacgaattttattctaatatttGTCAAAACATTATCATACACAATCCTAAAACAATCTGCTACATCTCATTATAAgtattattgttttattaatattatattattattattactgtaCATAAAGTCACTGGCTAGTTAGATGAAACTCTTATGTGCAATCCATTTGGTGCTTGAACTCTAGGAAATTTCATTAGTTTATCTCCTCCTACTTCTTCCCACCTACAATcaacattaattatataataacatGTCAGAATCtccataattatattataatgtttcaaaataaacaaaCTAGTCTTTATTTATGgataattctttgtttgtttggAGAATCTAGATTAAGGTGTAGATtttgaatattaaattaatcACCTGTATCTAGTTACAAAGTAGTGTAAAAATGTTGAAATTTCAGTGATTCCCAATTCTTTTCCTGGACAAAGTCTTGTGCCACCtccaaatattaaaaagtaattttgtgaCTCTAGACTCTTATCCTGcatattaaatttgaataatatcaatatatgctaattgtaattaaataatttttttaattaatcggcaaaataataataatatttatgtacTAACCATCCACCTCCATGGATTGAATGTTAGTGGGTCAGCATATAGAAAAGGGTCATAATTTATCTCTCTTGTATACACATATATTCTCCACCCTTTAGGAATAAAGTAGcctgaaaataaaaacttaaattagtaacatttttttaattacaacaataataatatgcTGAATTATTTAAGTCCCCCAATTAATTCATccaattcttttatttttcaaatttctttttgacagctctaagcatattatttaataaaattaatgctAAAAGGATAAAGAAATTTCGGGGAAAGGCACATTCTTATCTGGAAAACTTGTTTTATAGTGTTGTCTTTGTAGGGTTGTTGAATTGATGTGCAAATTGACAGGTGTATTATCAATATCCTAAAGAAGGATACAactttttttcataaataattatttttatattttaaattaaaattttattttttgggggagaattttatttattccacattttaaaacaaatcacaCGTGATTTTagatgaacttttttttttgttgcttttaTTCAATAAAACACATTTGAAGTGCggaaaatgataattttttgaatGTATATTTTTGAAGTGACATAGGAGGCAAGAAAATATCCTCcattttttattgatgttaaaaaattagctcagaaaaaaaaaagaaaaaaaaatcttattgaGCCCATAAACACAACATAAACTAGACGGGCCACAAATAAAACATACCATTTAATTCCATATCTTGAGTGGTTTTCCTTAGAACTCCATTTACTATTGTGGCTAATCTAGATGTCtcaaaaatcacctgaaaaatgtaaataaaaaaattaattagcaataattaattataagaattaaataaatataatatagtcATTGAAAAAGCATACAATCTTACCGCACGAGTAAATCTCATTGATTTGATATCATTGCTATCAATTGGTTCATTTGGCTTCTTCCTCTCTTTTATTGCCAAATGCtctttctattaaaaaaaaaaattcatagatCACATAGTTAGAATAGAAagcataaaaataaacattgtaaccaataatttaaatattaattgctCCACAATTCTAGACATTTGTAATATTGTCGAGAATTAAAGTCAAATTGGTGCATTATAGTGgtataaacttcaaaaatcacaatgtcacatttcaaaaatattatatttgtaccaaaaaaattgattatatttacgggaacaattaatataattttctactCACTCTAAGTTCTTGAAGAGCTTTGGGATGATCATGGAGATACTTCACAGCCATCATTGATGTGGTTGAAACAGTTTCATAACCAGAATACATAAGTGTAATCACTAAATCAATTATTTCTTCATCATTTAGCATGTGCCTATTTTCATCTTTTGCCATTAAAAAACCAAGCATGTCTTTGTGAGTTTCATTTGATTCTCTTCTTTCTTCAAGTACCTTACTCAAAATGCTTATTATATTCTTCCTTGCCTGCATCACATAGTTAAATATTTCTCTATCAaaatcttgaaaaaaaaattacaatgttttttaaccaaatagatgcaaattttaactttttaagaaaattaaatcaaaGTAATTCAAGCATAATATGGTCTAAATTTTTATGTAaactaacaaataaatataacatcaacttCAAATTAAAGACGTGTTTAGTGTGTGACATATGTTATGTCTGACACCATAAGATACATATAGATATGATTATATAAAGAATTTActgtaaaactttttaaatttttactattGTTCATATGTCAAGTGTCGTATTTGGTGTTCGTGTTTGTATTaatgacttataaaaaaaaaccaaagtAGAAAAAAGGATCAATGATCAAACCTGAAATCCTCTGTGGTAATTTGTTCCAGGAAGATTAATAGGTAGGGAAATGGTTCCTAAAACAAGCTTAAAAA
It contains:
- the LOC101509866 gene encoding cytochrome P450 85A-like; this encodes MAFFMAIVGIFLVLCFCSALLRWNEVRYRKKGLPPGTMGWPLFGETTEFLKQGPNFMKNQRARYGSFFKSHILGCPTIVSMDPELNRYILMNEAKGLVPGYPQSMLDILGKCNIAAVHGSTHKYMRGALLSIISPTMIRDQILPKIDEFMSDFLSNWDDKIINIQEKTKEMAFLSSLKQIAGIDIESSSLADSFKTEFFKLVLGTISLPINLPGTNYHRGFQARKNIISILSKVLEERRESNETHKDMLGFLMAKDENRHMLNDEEIIDLVITLMYSGYETVSTTSMMAVKYLHDHPKALQELRKEHLAIKERKKPNEPIDSNDIKSMRFTRAVIFETSRLATIVNGVLRKTTQDMELNGYFIPKGWRIYVYTREINYDPFLYADPLTFNPWRWMDKSLESQNYFLIFGGGTRLCPGKELGITEISTFLHYFVTRYRWEEVGGDKLMKFPRVQAPNGLHIRVSSN